From one Mesoplodon densirostris isolate mMesDen1 chromosome 19, mMesDen1 primary haplotype, whole genome shotgun sequence genomic stretch:
- the SNRPD2 gene encoding small nuclear ribonucleoprotein Sm D2 codes for MSLLNKPKSEMTPEELQKREEEEFNTGPLSVLTQSVKNNTQVLINCRNNKKLLGRVKAFDRHCNMVLENVKEMWTEVPKSGKGKKKSKPVNKDRYISKMFLRGDSVIVVLRNPLIAGK; via the exons AT GAGCCTCCTCAACAAGCCCAAGAGTGAGATGACCCCGGAGGAGCTGCAGAAACGGGAGGAGGAGGAGTTTAACACAGGGCCACTCTCCGTGCTCACCCAGTCGGTCAAGAACAACACCCAAGTGCTTATCAACTGCCGCAACAACAAGAAGCTCCTGGGCCGTGTGAAGGCCTTCGACAG GCACTGCAACATGGTGCTGGAGAACGTGAAGGAGATGTGGACCGAAGTCCCCAAGAGTGGCAAGGGCAAGAAGAAGTCCAAGCCAGTCAACAAGGACCGCTACATCTCAAAAATGTTCCTGCGCGGGGACTCGGTCATTGTGGTCCTGCGGAACCCGCTTATCGCCGGCAAGTAG
- the GIPR gene encoding gastric inhibitory polypeptide receptor, with translation MTVSLSGRDFGSPGVTLDCCHLFQSPGEAVEVAASEASDREEGWGQESGNFESRFKLRALLSKAVSRFPGVSRSILRVTLALLPSAALRQPHSQQTPPFYRRCPRNSRGRARESSVGSRSPPTPHHSPPPPQITTLGGEERCLRSRLPLRDRTLRPPCPASHTMSNCPPWWLLLLLSPWEPLLRRAEAGSEGQTAGELYQRWERYRRECQATLEAAAPPAGLSCNGSFDMYVCWDHTAPNATARASCPWYLPWNRHVAAGFVLRHCGSDGQWGPWRDHSQCENPEKNGVFQDQRLSLERLQVVYTVGYSLSLATLLLALLILSFFRRLRCTRNYIHINLFTSFMLRAAAILTRDRLLPPPGLYPGDQAPILWNRALAACRTAQILTQYCVGANYTWLLVEGIYLHSLLVLVGGSEEGHFRCYMLLGWGAPALFVIPWVIVRYLYENTQCWERNDIKGIWWIIRTPILLTILINFLIFIRILGILASKLRTQQMRCPDYRLRLARSTLTLVPLLGVHEVVFAPVTEEQARGALRLAKLSFEIFLSSFQGFLVSVLYCFINKEVQSEIQRGWHRCRLRHRLGEEPCQPPERAFQTLPSGSGPGQVAAGRALCSRTLPGPGGEASHVLESYC, from the exons ATGACCGTCAGCCTGTCGGGGAGAGACTTTGGGTCTCCGGGTGTGACGCTGGATT gctGTCACCTCTTCCAGAGCCCAGGCGAAGCAGTGGAGGTAGCAGCGTCAGAAGCAAGTGATCGAGAGGAGGGCTGGGGACAG GAGAGTGGGAACTTCGAGAGTCGTTTCAAGCTCCGTGCCCTCCTCTCCAAGGCGGTCTCCAGGTTCCCCGGAGTCTCTAGGTCTATACTCCGGGTGACACTGGCGCTTTTGCCCAGCGCGGCTCTAAGGCAACCGCACTCTCAGCAAACACCCCCCTTTTACCGCCGCTGCCCCAGAAACAGCCGGGGGCGGGCCCGGGAATCAAGTGTTGGATCTAGGTCTCCGCCCACTCCTCACCactcccccccaccgccccaaATCACCACTCTTGGGGGAGAGGAGCGCTGCCTCCGG AGCCGGCTGCCCTTGCGTGACCGGACCCTTCGCCCCCCATGCCCTGCCTCCCACACGATGTCGAACTGTCCACCCTGGTGGCTGCTACTGCTGCTCTCGCCGTGGGAGCCGCTGCTCCGGAGGGCGGAG GCAGGCTCTGAGGGGCAGACGGCGGGAGAGCTGTACCAGCGTTGGGAACGGTACCGCAGGGAGTGCCAGGCGACACTGGAGGCTGCAGCGCCCCCAGCAG GCCTCTCCTGTAACGGGTCCTTTGATATGTACGTCTGCTGGGACCACACTGCACCCAATGCCACTGCCCGTGCGTCCTGCCCCTGGTACCTGCCCTGGAACCGCCACG TGGCTGCAGGCTTTGTCCTCCGCCATTGTGGCAGTGATGGCCAATGGGGACCTTGGAGAGACCATTCTCAGTGTGAGAACCCAGAGAAGAATGGGGTTTTTCAG GACCAAAGGCTGAGCTTGGAGCGGCTGCAGGTTGTGTACACCGTGGGCTACTCCCTGTCCCTTGCCACACTGCTGCTCGCCTTGCTCATCTTGAGTTTCTTCAG GCGGCTGCGCTGCACTCGCAACTACATCCACATCAACCTGTTCACGTCTTTCATGCTGCGGGCAGCAGCCATCCTCACCCGAGACCGTCTGCTTCCTCCACCTGGCCTCTACCCTGGGGATCAGGCTCCTATCCTGTGGAACCGG GCCCTAGCTGCCTGTCGCACGGCCCAGATCTTGACCCAATACTGCGTGGGTGCCAACTACACGTGGCTGCTGGTGGAGGGCATCTACCTGCACAGCCTCCTGGTGCTTGTGGGAGGCTCCGAGGAGGGCCACTTCCGCTGCTACATGCTCCTCGGCTGGG GGGCCCCCGCGCTTTTCGTCATTCCTTGGGTGATCGTCAGGTACCTGTACGAGAACACGCA GTGCTGGGAGCGGAACGATATCAAGGGCATTTGGTGGATTATAAGGACCCCTATCCTGCTAACCATCTTG attaattttctcatctttatccGCATCCTTGGCATCCTCGCGTCAAAGCTGAGGACGCAACAGATGCGCTGCCCAGACTACCGACTGAG GCTGGCTCGCTCCACGCTGACGCTGGTGCCCCTGCTGGGCGTCCACGAGGTGGTGTTTGCTCCCGTGACTGAGGAACAGGCCCGGGGTGCCCTGCGCTTGGCCAAGCTCAGCTTTGAGATCTTCCTCAGTTCTTTCCAG GGCTTTCTGGTCAGCGTCCTCTACTGCTTCATCAACAAGGAG GTGCAGTCGGAGATCCAGCGGGGCTGGCACCGCTGCCGCCTGCGCCACAGACTCGGCGAAGAACCGTGCCAACCCCCCGAGCGCGCCTTCCAGACCCTGCCCTCGGGTTCCGGCCCCGGCCAGGTCGCCGCCGGCCGCGCTCTGTGCTCGAGGACACTCCCAGGTCCTGGGGGTGAGGCCAGCCATGTCTTAGAAAGTTACTGCTAG